AGTTTGGCCTGGGGATGCTGGCGGAGTGGGCGGCCAAAATGCCATCCTGATCGTGGAATTTGCCAATCTGGAAATGCAGCGCGACAAAGGCCTGATGGAAGTCCCTCCGGCGATCGCCCTTCTGAGCCTGAGGCCCATTCTGATGGCTTCCCTGGTTTCCATTCCGGGCCGCATTTCGCTGATGATCTCCTCCGGTTACGGAGCGCTGACATGGAAACGCCAACGGTACAGTGGTCGTCATCGGCATGGGGGTACAGGTGGGCCTTTTGCTGATCTCGTGTTTTTATGTATTCGTCATGAATCTGTTCCGTATCAACTTCTCCCTGAATGAATTGAAGGAGGATCGGATG
This genomic stretch from Akkermansia biwaensis harbors:
- a CDS encoding efflux RND transporter permease subunit, producing MGGQNAILIVEFANLEMQRDKGLMEVPPAIALLSLRPILMASLVSIPGRISLMISSGYGALTWKRQRYSGRHRHGGTGGPFADLVFLCIRHESVPYQLLPE